DNA from Devosia yakushimensis:
TGGCCGGGCGGGCGGCGGCATCACGCATCGCGCAGGCCGGTGAGATAGGCTTTGACGAAAGCACCGTAATCGGATGGCGTCTGGCCATCGGCAGCCAGCAGGGCCGGCGCGGCGCCGGCGCTGTAGCACCAGGCGGTGTGGCTGAGGCCGAGGGCATCGAGCACATTCTGGGTGAAGGGCTCGGCAAAATCGGCGAGACCGCCCGCCAAGCCATCGGTGCAACCGGGACAAAAGCCCCATTCGGTGACGATTATGGGCTTGTGCACGGCCAATGTGCCCAGGCTTTTGAACCAGCGGTCCGCGTCATTGCGGTCCTCATTGGGATAGACATGCCAGGCATAGGCGGTGCGCGGATCGGGCAGTGGGTCGGCGGCGGCGCCGGTCAGGTCATGTGCCCAGCGGCCGCCCGAGCAGAGCACGATATTGTCGCTGTAACTCCGGATCGCGGCCGTGATCTGCATCCAGGCCTGTTTGAAATCGGGCCACCAGGCGCCATCGGACAGCCAGTGGCTTTCGTGGCCAACTGGCTCGTTCCAGAGTTCGAACAGAACTGCCGGATCGTCACCATGGCGCTGGGCCATGGATGTCCAGAAGGCGATGGCATCGGCAATAGTGGAAAGATAGGCATCGGGTGGCAGGCCCCATTCGGGCGGGGGGATGGGCTCATAGTGATCGGGAAAGCCGATGACGTGCCAATCGAGGATGACGAATAGCCCTTGTGCCCGGGCAGCGGCGATATCGGCATCGAGATATTGGCCCATTAGCGTGCTGTCATAACGCCAATGGCCGGGATGGACGCTGATGCGGACGCAATTGGCGGCCCAATCCTGGGCGATGACGCGGTAATCATCGAGCGAGCGGCCGGCGCGGATATAGACCGGGTCACCCATGGCAATGCCGCAGAGACGGAGCGGCGCATCGTTCCAGAGCAGGCGATTGCCCGATATTTCGATGCGGGCGGGTTGCTGGGCGCGGCTGGCGGGCGCCGCCGCCAACCCGGCAAGACCGGCAAGGACGGTGCGGCGCTGCACGATCAACCTCCCCGGCGGCGGTTGAACAATATGCCCAGCGCGCCGCCGAGCAGCAGGCCCGCGATCAGGCCCAGCGGCAGCAGCACACTGGCTTTGGGCGGAAAGCTGCGCTCGGATGGTGCGACGGCTTGCGAAACGACCTGGGCGTTGAGCGTATCGAGGCGCGCTTGTTCGGCTGTTTCACGGGAACGCAACAGAGCGTCCTGGTAGACGGCGCGGCCGGCCTCGGCTTCGCGCTCGAGCTGACGCAGGCGAATGCGCTTGGCATCGGTCGCCTGCAGATTTGCGGTGGCGTCATAGAGCCTGGTGCGCAGGTCGGCAGCATTGTCTTCGGCCCGCTGCAGGGTCAGGTCGGCAGCGGTCAGCAGGCGCTGTACCTCGGCATCGATGGCGGCACGGGCGCCGGCAATGCGCTCTTCGGCCACGAGGAGCCGGGGATGTTGAGCGCCAAGCGTGGCGCGGAGTATTGCGGCATCGGCAAGCGCGGTTTGCAGCTGATCGCGCAACCTTGCGATATCGACCGAGCCCATGGCCTCGGGCGCGGCGGCGATGCGGTCGGGGTCTGCCATCAGGGCCCGCAACTGATCGCGCTCGACGCGGGCGGCGGCGGCGGCATTGTCGGCGGCCAGCAGCGCCTGGTTGGTTTGCCCGACCTCGCCTTCGAGCAAAAGCTGGCCGCCGGTTTCGACAATGCCATTGGCGGTCTTGAAGCGCTCGACGGCGTTTTCGGCGGCTTCCAGCTCGCCGAGCAATTGGGCCAGACGCCCCTCAAGGGCGCCGGAAGCGCGTTCGGCCTGGGCGGCGCGCTGCGTTTCGCGCAGGCCCAGGTAATTGCCGACAACGGCATTGGCGATGGCGGCCGCCTTGGTGGCGCTCTCGGATTCGGCGTGGATATCGACGACATAGGTCCGGTCGAGCCGCACGATATGGACGGCTTTGCTCAGCGCCAGCACGGCCTTGCTGAGATCATCGCGCGGGGCATCGGAAATGCCGCCGGCAAGACCATCGAGCAGGACACGGAGCGGGTTGGGCTTGCCGGCAAATTCGGGGTCGCGATCGAGGCCGAGCTGGGTGGCGGTGGCGCGCAGCACGGAATCGGACGCCATGACACGCGCCTGACTTTCGATCAGCACAACGCCAGCATCGCCGGAGGCGGTGGATGGCGTCAGGTCGCGCTCGAGCAGCTGAAGATTTTGCGGATCGATGAAAATCTGCGCACTGGCGCGATAGCTGGGAGTCAGCACCAGAAGCGCGGCGAGAGCCAGGGCAGCGCAGCACAGGGCCCCTGCCCCGGCCCAGTATCGCGCCCGCCAGAGCTGGCCAAGATGGTCAGCCAAGGCAGGAGAGACCGGAGGGACCTGGCCAAGAACCGTGGCCGTTTCGGTAACGATGTCGGAGCGAAACATGCGGACCGCCAGTATGTCATGGTTAATGCATGATTAAACTGGAGGAAGTGTTGCACCCGCAGGGCGCGAGGAGAAATGGAAGCTGGCGTGGCGGTTAATTGTAAGCGATTGTACTTACAAGGTTTTTCGTAGTTTCTATGTGCCGACGCTGCGCGCGGCCCCGACATCTCAGGATGGATCCCGGATCAAGTCCGGGATGACATCGTGGTGTGGATAACATCGTGGGCGGGTCGGGATTTCGAGGCTAAACGTCCAGATCGTCCAGGACCGACAGGAAGGCCGCGCCATAGCGGTCGAGCTTGGCCTGGCCGACGCCGGGCAGGTTGAGAATGTCGTGCAGGTGGCGCGGGCGGGCCAGGGCCATGGCGCGCAACGTGGTGTCGTGGAAGATGACGTAGGGCGGCACGCCCTGCTCCTTGGCGATGCGCAGGCGCTCGTCGCGCAGGGCATTGAAAATGGTCATGGCCGGTTCGGGCAATTGCACGGCATTGGAGAGGCGCTGGCGCACTTCGGCGGCCTTTTTCGGCCGGTCCTTGCGCAGGGTGACCATCCGCTCGTGGCGGAATACGGCGCGGGCGCCCTCCCCCAGTGTCAGCGCGCCATGGGCAGCGTGATCGACCACCACAAGGCCGCTGGCTGTCAGCTGGCGCAGCACCGATTGCCAGGTTTTGCTGTCGATATCCCGTCCCTGGCCAAACACGGCCTGTTTGTCGTGGCCGAAACGCTCGACCTTTTCGGTAGCCTTGCCCACGAGCACATCGATGACATGGGCGGCGCCGAAGCGCTGGCCGGTGCGGTAGATGGCGGCCATGGCCTTGATGGCGGCCTCGGTGCCATCCCAGCTTTCGACGGGCGAGCGGCAGGTATCGCAATTGCCGCAATTGCCGCCATGAGGTTCGCCGAAATGGGCCAGGATCGCCTTGCGGCGACATTCGGCGGTTTCGCAAACGCCCAAAAGAGCATTGAGCTTGGAATGCTCGAGCCGCTTCACCTCGTCAGGGGCATTGCCCTCGTCGATCATGCGGCGACGCTGCACCACATCGGCCATGCCATAGCTCATCCAGGCATCGGCAGGCTGGCCATCGCGGCCGGCGCGGCCGGTTTCCTGATAATAGGCCTCGATGGAGGCCGGCAGATCCATATGGGCGACATAGCGCACATCGGGTTTGTCGATGCCCATGCCAAAAGCAACGGTGGCCACCATGCAGATGTTTTCCTCCTTGAGGAAAGCATCCTGATTGGCGCTGCGCCGCTCGGCGCTGAGCCCGGCGTGGTAGGGCAGAGCCGGAATGCCCTTGCCGGACAGCCAATCGGCAATGTCCTCCACCTTGGCGCGGGAGAGGCAATAGACAACGCCCGAACTGCCCTTGTGCGCAGCGAGGAAGGCCAGCAATTGCTCCCGCGCCTTGTCCCGCTCGATGATGGAATAGGAAATATTGGGCCGGTCAAAACTGGTGGAGAAGACGTGGGCGCCCTCAAGCCCCAGCCGCTCGATAATGTCGGCCCGCGTGGTCGGATCGGCAGTGGCGGTGAGCGCGATACGAGGCACGCCGGGAAAGAGTTCGGTGAGCTGGGCCAGATCGCGATATTCGGGGCGGAAATCGTGGCCCCATTGGCTCACGCAATGGGCCTCGTCGATGGCAAAGAGCGCGATATCGAGCCCTTCGACCATATTGCGGAAGCCTTGGGTGGCAACGCGTTCGGGCGCGACATAGAGCAGGTCGAGTTCACCGCAGCGCAATTGGCGGCGGACTTCGGCGGACTCTTCCGCGGTCATGGCCGAGTTCAGCGCGGCGGCGGCGACGCCGGCCTGGCGCAGAGCCTCGACCTGATCGCGCATGAGGGCGATGAGGGGCGAGATGACGATGCCGACGCCGGGGCGGCATATGGCGGGGATCTGGTAGCAGGCCGATTTGCCGGCGCCGGTGGGGAAGAGCACGACGGCGTCGCCGCCGCCAACGACATGGCGGACCACATCTTCCTGCTGGCCGCGAAAACTCTTATGGCCAAAGATATCGCGCAAGACATCGAGCGGGTCGCGGGAGGCATCCCGGCTTGCCGCGCCAAACAGGTCCATGCTCGAATCCAATGCGCTCACGGGGAAACTTGAATCACAGCCAAGGGGTGAGCCGCAAGGCAAGGAAGGGCAAAGAACGACTTTATCCGCCGGCCATTCGGGGCAGCGGCTTGCTGAGGAATGGTGAATGGCGCGCGACGAAGCGCCAGGGCGTTTCGACGCCCTTGGTGATGCCGATGCGCGGACCGGCATGGATTTCGGACGGCTCGCCCGGCAGCAGTTCGAAGGGTTGGGCATCGAGCGGCAGGCCATTGTGGGCAATGGTGATATCAAGCGCCTGGCAGAGCTTGCCCGGACCCGAACAGAGTTGGCGGGCGGGAAGACCGCCGCGCCGCTCGGCCATGAGATGGGTGCCGCAAGTGGGCTCGAGAGCGCGGATCAGCACGGCGCTACCCGGCCGGCAGACGAAATTGAGGCACCAGTGGATGCCATAGATTTTGTAGACATAGGCACGACCGGGCGGGCCGAACATGGCGGCGTTGCGCGGGGTCGGACCGTTGAAGCTGTGCGAGGCCGGATCGCTTGGGTCATAGGCTTCGACCTCGACCAGCGGACCGCCGACGCCATCGACCAGGAGGGTCACGCCGATCAGATCGCGCGCAACATCGAGGACGGGGCGATCGAAGAAATCGGGCGGCAAGGCCACGCTAATCGACACGGCCGCGGGCGTCGACATGGACGGTTTCAACGACCTGGTCGCCGGAGATCAGCGTCACACTGTCGAACAGGTTCGAGACGACGCAGGCGTGATTGGGGATGATGCGGAGTTTTTCGCCAATGGCCGGTTTGGTGGGGCAATTGGTGAGATCGATCGTGCCATGCTCTTCGCTGAGGCCGGTGATGACGGCGTCGGGATAGGCTTCGATGAGGCCAAAGCCGGTCATGCCGAGGGTATCGCTGGTGAGCGCCTTGGAGCCGGCATCGATGATGGCCCGGTTTTCGGTGGGGCGGCTGACGACGGTTGCCAGCACGGTCAGCGCGCAATCGGCAAAGCCGCCGACATTTTTGGCGACCTGGAAGCGGTCCATATAGATATAGGTGCCGGGGCGATGTTCGGTGGCGGTTTTGACCTCATGAGCGCGCCAGATATCGGGCGTGCCGCCATTGGAAACGACTTCGGGCGGCAGGTTGGCGGCGATGAGGGCAGCCTTGGCGTCGGCCAGCCATTTTGCATTGGCCTCGACCTGCCCGGCGGCGGGATAGGTCATGAGGCCCCCGAAATGGAGGCCGGGCGAAGCGGCGATCTTTTGCGCCAGGGCGACGGCTTCGGTTGGCGATTGCACGCCGCAGCGGCCCATGCCGGTATCGCATTCGACGAGCACCGTGAGCGGCTTGGTTGAGCCGGCAAAGGTGGCTGAGAGACCGGCGACGGTCTGGGCGCTGTCGGCGGTAACAGCGATATTGATGCGGGCGGCCAGGGCCTTGAGGCGGGCGAGCTTGGCGGGGCCGATAATATTGTAGGGCAGGAAGATTTCGGTGATGCCGGCATCGGCCATGACTTCGGCTTCGCCCAGTTTCTGCACCGTGATGCCCACCGCGCCCAGTTCGACGGCGCGCTTGGCGAAGCGAGGCAGCTTGTGGGTTTTGATATGGGGCCGGAGCTTGAGGCCATGGGCGTCGGCATAATCCTGCACGCGCTTGAGATTGGCCTCGACGCGGTCGAGATCGATGAGGACCGCGGGGGTATCGAGTTCGGCTATGTTGCTCATTTGCCCCTCAGAACTTCATCGACGAAACGCAGATTGCCGGCTGTCAGCCCGGCATCGACCGGCAGCACCGTACCGGTGATGCCCGATGCGGCGTCCGAGCACAAGAAGACGGCGGCATTGGCCACTTCCTGGGGCAGGACCATGCGGCCCAGCGGGTAATGGGGCAAGACATTGTCGAGCAATGTGGGGTCGGCGGCTAGCCGATGATCCCAGGCCGGGGTGCGGACCGAACCAGGGCAGATCACATTGGCGCGCAGACCCTGGGCGCCGCGTTCGACAGCCAGCGAGCGCGCATAGGCAACGAGCCCGGCCTTGGCCGCGGAATAGGCCGGGTTGCCGAAATGGGCGAGCGCATTGACGGAGGAGATGAAGACCAGGCTGCCGCTGCCGCGCGCCGCCATGGCCTTGACCACGGGATCGGTCATGGCATAGGCGCCGTTGAGATTGATCGATATTTCCGAGGCCCAGATATCGTCATCGAGATGATCGAGCGTTTCGGCGCGGGTGAAGCCGGCATTGGAGACGACGGCGTCGGGCACACCATGCTCGGCAATATGGCGCTCAATGGCGGTTCGCGTGGCTTTGGGATCGGCCAATTCGAACAGCACCTGCCCGGCAAGGTCCAGCCCGGCCAGCAGGTCCGCATCGCGGTCGGCACCAATCACATTGGCCCCGGCCTGCCTGAACACAGCGACCAGGGAACGGCCGATGCCGCCCCCCGCACCTGATATCAGGACGGTTTTGCCATCGAGACGAAACGCTGAGCTCATGTCAGGGCCCCTTATAGGCGACGCAATCGATCTCGACCTTGCAGTCGACCATCATATGGCTCTGCACGCAGGCCCGCGCCGGCGGATGCTCGCCGAAATAGCTTTTATAGACGCCGTTGAAGCTCCAGAAATCACGCGGATCATCGAGCCAGACGCCGCAGCGCACCACATGTTCGAGACCGTAACCGGCCTCCTCAAGAATGGCGATGATATTGGCAATGGTGGCGTGGGTCTGCTCGACAATGCCGCCATTGATGATCTCGCCATCCTTCATGGCGACCTGGCCGGAGACATAGAGCCAGCCCCCCGCCTCCACCGCCCGGGCGAAAGGCAGGTTCTGACCGCCGGCTCCGGACTTTTCGGCGCCATAACGTTTGATCGGCATTTGGGACCCTCCTTTTCGGTCTTTTCTGAAAGACAATTTCACTGATCGCGAGCTTATCGCCAGAAATTGGGCAATTCTCGCGAAAAATGACAGCAGAAATGTAAATTTCTTACGTGATTGCGGGATATGCCCTGTGCTAGCTTGGCATGGTCCCGTCCCTTTGGGACATCCGGTTTTATTGTCATTTTGCGAGTTCCGAGTGCGTGTCTTCACCGCCGCCCTGGCCACCGAGACCAATACATTTTCCCCGATCGCGATCGACAAGCGCGCTTTCGAGGCCTCGCTCTACGCCAAGCCGGGCGAACATCCGGCAACGCCGACCCTGTGCAGCGCGCCCATTACCGTGGGCCGCGAAGTGTGTGCACAGCTGGGCTGGACGCTGATCGAGGGCAGTGCCAGCTGGGCCGACCCGGCAGGGCTGGTGGCGCGCACGACCTATGAGGACTTGCGCGACGAAATTCTTGAGCAATTACGGGCGGCCATGCCGGTGGATGGCGTGGTGCTGGGGCTGCATGGCGCCATGGTGGCGCAGGGCTATGACGATGTCGAAGGGGACCTGCTGGCCCGGGTGCGCGAGATTGTGGGGCCGGACGTGCTGGTCTGCGCCGAGCTTGATCCGCATAGCCATCTCACGGCCAAGCGGGTGGCGGCGGCTGATTTTTTCGTGGTGTTCAAGGAATTTCCCCATATCGACTTTGTCGATCGGGCGCGTGACCTGTGGTCAATCGCGGTGCGGGCGCTCAAGGGCGAGATCACGCCAGTGATGAGTGTGTTCGATTGCCGGATGATCGATGTGTTCCCCACCTCCAAGGAACCGATGCGCAGCTTTGTGGACCGGCTTTATGGGCTGGAACAGAGCGAGGCAGGGGTGCTCTCGCTCTCGGTGGTGCATGGCTTCATGGCGGGCGATGTGCCCGAGATGGGGACCAAGGTTATCGCGGTGACCGACAATCAGCCGGAGACCGGCGCGGCGCTGGCGGAAAAGCTGGGGCGGGAACTGTTTGCCATGCGCGGCACCTTCATGGTCGCCCAAGTGGATGAGCATGTGGCGGTGGATGTGGCTGTTGCTGCGACCAAGGGGCCGGTGGTGATCGCCGATGTGTGGGACAATCCCGGTGGTGGCCCGGCGGGCGACGCTACGGTGATCCTGGGCGAGCTGATTGCGCGGGGCGTAACCGACGTGGCGGTGGGGACGATCTGGGACCCCATTGCGGTGCAGATCTGTATGGCGGCGGGCGAAGGGGCGGAGATTGCCCTGCGCTTCGGGGCCAAATCGGCGCCGGATACGGGCCATCCCATAGACAAACTGGTAACGGTCAAAAAACTCGTGCCCAATGCAGAGATGCGGTTTGGGGAGAGCTTTGCACCATTTGGCGATGCGGCCTGGATCAGCTTTGACGGGATCGATGTGATCCTCAATACGACGCGGGCGCAGAGCTTTGATCCGAGCCTGTTTTCGGCGATGGGGATCGAGCCGACATCGCGGAAGATTTTGCTGATCAAGTCGACCAACCACTTCTACGACTCGTTCTCGCGGATTGCCTCGGAGATTGTCTATTGCTCGGCGGGGAAGCCCTATCCGAATAATCCGGCGACGACGCCTTATCGCAAGGCGCGGCGGGATATCTGGCCGATGATGGAGAATCCTTGGTGAGGTTTATCCCTAGGCATCGGAGTACCCCCTCCTGGCCTCCCCCTGATAGGGGGAGGGATCTCTCCACTCTGGAAACTGGATCGCGTTTTAGCCACCGGGCGGTTCCTCCCCCTATCAGGGGGAGGTTAGGTGGGGGTATTTGCTATTCCTCAGCCCAGTTGCCGTACATGATCGGCATCAATCCGACCAAAGCCTTGAAGCGGTTCCAGCTTTTGCGTTCCGGCAGGGTCCAGCCGGCCTCGGCGACGGCTGAGAGGCGGGGGAAGACCAGGCGGTCGAAGATGGCGCGATCGGTCATGGATTCGCTCCAGATGCAGCTCTGGACGCCAAGCAGGTGCTTGAGCTGGTTTTCGGTCCAGCCTTCGCGGGCCTCGAATTCATAGGTTTCCTGCGGGCCTGACCAGCCGGCCCAGCCGGCGCCCGGCTCGGCCCAGGCCTGACCATTGGCCATGTCGAGATAGTAGCGCTGGCCTGGGGAAACGACCATGTCATAGCCGCGTTCAGCCAGGGCGGCGTTGATCTCGACATTGCGCCAGCCGATGAGGAAGGTCTTGGATTTGTCGACCTTGTCGCCATGGCCCGCCTCTTCCCAGCCGCCGGTCACCGCGCCCTTGGAGGCGATATACTCATGCACGCGACGGATGAATTCGGATTGCAGGAGCGCGGTAGGCGAACCCTCGATCTCGTCGGCGCCGTGATGGTTGCCCAGAACGTTGAGCTGGGCTTCGTGCTTCTTGCGGAGAGCGGGACCGCCGAGCTTTTCGATCATGTCGAGGGCCAGTGGCGAGCCGGACCAGGCGGCGAGCGGAACCTCGTCGGCGCCGAGATGGAAGATGCCGGCGGGGAACATCTCCAGCACCTCGTCGATCACCTTTTCCATGAAGGTATAGACCGGCTCATAGGCGGGGTTGAGGCTGTTATTGGGGAAGCCCTGCACCGACTGGTATTCGCCAACCTCGTTGGGATCGCGCAATTGCGGGAGGGATTGCAGCACGGCGTAGGAATGGCCGGGGACGTCGATTTCGGGGATCACGGTAATGGCGAGGCTATCGGCCAAAGCCACGATTTCGCGCACCACTGCCTTGGAATAATAGCCGCCGGTCGGCTGCGGGCCGGAACCCAAGAGCGGCGGCAGGGCTTTGCCGTGGCCGCGCCAGGCGCCGATTTCGGTGAGTTCGGGGTAGGCCTCGATTTCGAGGCGCCACGCCTCGTCTTCGCTGAGATGCCAGTGGAACTTGTTCATCTTGTTCCAGGCCATGAGCTTGATGAGACGGCCGACTTCGGCCCCGGTATAGAATTGGCGCGCCACATCGAGATGGCAGCCGCGATAGGTAAAGCCGGGCTCGTCGGTGATGGTACCGCCGGTAGGGAAGAGGAAGGTCTGCGGATGGAGTTTTGCGCCCCGCAGAATGTGACCCAGGGTAACCAGGCCATAGAACATGCCCTGCCGGGTGGTGGCCGAAACCGTCGCCGCATTGTCGGCAAAGGCAATTTCATAGGCCTCGGCGCCCAGGCCAGCCTTGTGCTCGACCGCGACGGGCATGCCGGCCTCGGAAGCGGGGCGGACAATAGCCTCGACGGGGAAGAGATCGCCGACCAGCGTGGCGAAGGCCTGGGCGGCTTTGGCGGCGTCGTCACCCTGTGGCTGCAGGTCGAAGCCGGGCGGGGCAATGCGGGCGCCGGTGGTGGCAACGGATTTGGGCCAGGGGATGATCGAAACGGGGACCGGCGCCTTGGCCGGAACCTTGAACCGTATCGCGCCCTTGAGCAGCGGGGAATTGTGCCCCTTGCCCTGAGTGGGGGCGGTGGGCAGGGAAATGATGGTGCCGTCGGCCAGGGCAACGTAACCGGAATTGGCGCCGTCGCTCCAATGGCGCAGGCCATAGGAGAGACCGCGTGCGACAGCCTTCCAGGTTTCGCCCGGCTGCAGCACGAAGCCGTCTGGCGGGGCGATCAGGGTGTGATTGGAGAGGCGCTTGAGCAGCTTGCCATTTTCGAGGGTCGCGTGCGGATCGATGCGGGCCGGCCCCGAAAAACCGAGGGTGAAATCCTTGAGGGGCGCATCGCCATTATTGGTGAGCTCGATGCCATAGGCGAGCGCTTCCCCCTCGCTGGCGGGCGTCCAGGTGGTTACGAGCGACAAAGAATAGCCGGCAGTCATGTGCTTGGATCCCAAGGCAGGAGTGGAAGGAGGGCTCAGTCCCCGAGGGGCTGGGCGTCGTCGCCGTCCCGATTGACGACGAGCTGGTGCTTGATGCGCCGCATGCTGGCGACGGCAGAGGCGCCAAGGCGGGTCGCGACGGTCTGGGCGAGAACGTCCACCGTGGCGAGAAAGGCGTAGCGGCCCGGGGTGGGACGGAGAATGTCGATGTTCTCGTGCCAGTTGACGGGCAGCAGGATATCGGACTGGGCCGAGACCATGGAGGCCGAGCGGGTAACGACGATGCGGGTCAGCCCATATTCGCCGGCGACGGTGAGCGTCTTGGCCAATTGCGCATTATTGCCCGAAAGCGAAAAGGCCACGATGACGGTGCCGGCGGGGGCGGAGGCAGCGCGCATCATCTGCAATTGATGATCTTCGGTGGAGGCAACCTTGAGGCCGAGGCGAAACAGCCGCGTCTCGATTTCGCCAGCCATCATCGAGGAGGCGCCGCCGGAGCCGAAAGCCAGCACGAAATTGGATTTGGCGATACTTTCAGCGGCGCGTTCGACAGCGCCGAAATCGAGGTGTTCGAAGGTTTCGTAGATGATGGACTGGATGCCATTGACCACGCCCTGGGCGATCTCGCGCACATTGGAGGGGCTGGCGGCAGGAGCCAGATAGCGCTGGCCGACGAAACGGGACTGGGCCAGGCGCACCTTGAAATCGGCATAGCTATCGCAGCCCAGGCGCCGGCAGAAGCGCGTGACGGTGGGCGGGGAGACATCGGCCTGGGCGGCCAGGTCGACGATAGACATTTTGAGCACGCTATCGACATCGGCGAGCACGATTTCGGTCAGGGCGCGCTCCGACCGCGTGAACTCGTTCTTCTCGGTCTGCAACAGACCGACGATATCCAGCATGATGCTCTCCTCCGCCTCGGGCGAGCTGCTAATAGACTGCCAGGCCCTTTTCGTCGAACAAATGAACCTGGTTGATGGCAAAGCTCATTGCGACGGCCTGCCCTTCTGCAACCTTGGGGTCGCCTTCGAACAGGGCGACGAAATGCTCCCCGGCGGGCAGATCGGCATAGCTCACGGTATGGATGCCCAGATGTTCGACGATCTTGGGGGTGATGGTGAGGGTGAAGTCGCCCTTGTCGAGGCTGAGATGTTCGGGGCGGATGCCCAGGGTCACGGACTGGCCGTTGACGGCCTTCGACTGGCGCGGCAAGGCGATGGTGCCCAGGGTGCCGAGATCGACCGTGGCGGTTTCGCCGTCGGCCGAGGTTACCTTGCCATTGATGAAGTTCATCTTGGGGCTGCCGATAAAGCCGGCGACGAAGAGATTGTCCGGCTTATGATAGAGCTGCAGCGGTGAGCCGACCTGGGCGATCACGCCGGCATCGAGCACGACGATCTTGTCGGCCATGGTCATAGCTTCGACCTGATCGTGCGTCACATAGATCATGGTGGAACCCAGGCGCTTATGCAGCTCCATCAGCTCGATGCGCATTTCCGAGCGGAGTGCGGCATCGAGATTGGACAGGGGTTCGTCGAAGAGGAAAATCTTGGGCTGACGCACGATGGCGCGGCCGATAGCGACGCGCTGACGCTGGCCGCCCGAAAGCATGCCGGGGCGGTGCTGCAGGCGCGGCTCGAGCTGCAGCACCTTGGCTGCGGCGTGTACCCGGGCATTGACCTCGTCATTGGGCAGTTTTTCAACGCGCAGCGGGAAGGCGATGTTCTCGAACACGGTCATATGCGGATAAAGCGCATAGGACTGGAACACCATGGCAATGCCGCGCTGCACGGGGGGCAGATCGTTGACGACCTTGCCGCCGATGGTGATTTCGCCGGCGCTGACATCCTCGAGCCCGGCGATCATGCGCAACAGGGTCGACTTGCCGCAGCCGGAGGGACCGACAAAGACGACGAACTCGCCTTCGGAGACTTCGAGATCGATCCCCTTGATGATCCGGGCTTCGTTGAAGCTTTTCTCAAGTTGCTTGAGGCTGAGCTGGGACATGGCACTGCGTCTCCGGGCGGCGGCACGAGGCCGCGGGCGGTCGAAAGGGATCGGATGGCCGCCGCCCAAAGGGCGACGGCCGGTAATGTTCAGGCTACTTGTACTGCTCGAGTTCGCCCGCGGCCGTGGTGAGGGCAGCGGCCGGTTCGGCAGCGCCGGTCACGACGGACTGAACCATTTCGATCATCACGTTCTGCAGGCCGACATAGTCGGTCAACAGCGGCTCGGGACCACCGAATTCGATGCCGTCGAGGAAGGGCGCCCAATAGGGCTTCTCGGCGAGCAGTTCTGCGGTCTGAGGCTCAAGCGGAC
Protein-coding regions in this window:
- a CDS encoding DNA-3-methyladenine glycosylase, with translation MSTPAAVSISVALPPDFFDRPVLDVARDLIGVTLLVDGVGGPLVEVEAYDPSDPASHSFNGPTPRNAAMFGPPGRAYVYKIYGIHWCLNFVCRPGSAVLIRALEPTCGTHLMAERRGGLPARQLCSGPGKLCQALDITIAHNGLPLDAQPFELLPGEPSEIHAGPRIGITKGVETPWRFVARHSPFLSKPLPRMAGG
- the recQ gene encoding DNA helicase RecQ; amino-acid sequence: MDLFGAASRDASRDPLDVLRDIFGHKSFRGQQEDVVRHVVGGGDAVVLFPTGAGKSACYQIPAICRPGVGIVISPLIALMRDQVEALRQAGVAAAALNSAMTAEESAEVRRQLRCGELDLLYVAPERVATQGFRNMVEGLDIALFAIDEAHCVSQWGHDFRPEYRDLAQLTELFPGVPRIALTATADPTTRADIIERLGLEGAHVFSTSFDRPNISYSIIERDKAREQLLAFLAAHKGSSGVVYCLSRAKVEDIADWLSGKGIPALPYHAGLSAERRSANQDAFLKEENICMVATVAFGMGIDKPDVRYVAHMDLPASIEAYYQETGRAGRDGQPADAWMSYGMADVVQRRRMIDEGNAPDEVKRLEHSKLNALLGVCETAECRRKAILAHFGEPHGGNCGNCDTCRSPVESWDGTEAAIKAMAAIYRTGQRFGAAHVIDVLVGKATEKVERFGHDKQAVFGQGRDIDSKTWQSVLRQLTASGLVVVDHAAHGALTLGEGARAVFRHERMVTLRKDRPKKAAEVRQRLSNAVQLPEPAMTIFNALRDERLRIAKEQGVPPYVIFHDTTLRAMALARPRHLHDILNLPGVGQAKLDRYGAAFLSVLDDLDV
- a CDS encoding SDR family oxidoreductase, yielding MSSAFRLDGKTVLISGAGGGIGRSLVAVFRQAGANVIGADRDADLLAGLDLAGQVLFELADPKATRTAIERHIAEHGVPDAVVSNAGFTRAETLDHLDDDIWASEISINLNGAYAMTDPVVKAMAARGSGSLVFISSVNALAHFGNPAYSAAKAGLVAYARSLAVERGAQGLRANVICPGSVRTPAWDHRLAADPTLLDNVLPHYPLGRMVLPQEVANAAVFLCSDAASGITGTVLPVDAGLTAGNLRFVDEVLRGK
- a CDS encoding glycoside hydrolase family 5 protein produces the protein MQRRTVLAGLAGLAAAPASRAQQPARIEISGNRLLWNDAPLRLCGIAMGDPVYIRAGRSLDDYRVIAQDWAANCVRISVHPGHWRYDSTLMGQYLDADIAAARAQGLFVILDWHVIGFPDHYEPIPPPEWGLPPDAYLSTIADAIAFWTSMAQRHGDDPAVLFELWNEPVGHESHWLSDGAWWPDFKQAWMQITAAIRSYSDNIVLCSGGRWAHDLTGAAADPLPDPRTAYAWHVYPNEDRNDADRWFKSLGTLAVHKPIIVTEWGFCPGCTDGLAGGLADFAEPFTQNVLDALGLSHTAWCYSAGAAPALLAADGQTPSDYGAFVKAYLTGLRDA
- a CDS encoding D-TA family PLP-dependent enzyme, with amino-acid sequence MSNIAELDTPAVLIDLDRVEANLKRVQDYADAHGLKLRPHIKTHKLPRFAKRAVELGAVGITVQKLGEAEVMADAGITEIFLPYNIIGPAKLARLKALAARINIAVTADSAQTVAGLSATFAGSTKPLTVLVECDTGMGRCGVQSPTEAVALAQKIAASPGLHFGGLMTYPAAGQVEANAKWLADAKAALIAANLPPEVVSNGGTPDIWRAHEVKTATEHRPGTYIYMDRFQVAKNVGGFADCALTVLATVVSRPTENRAIIDAGSKALTSDTLGMTGFGLIEAYPDAVITGLSEEHGTIDLTNCPTKPAIGEKLRIIPNHACVVSNLFDSVTLISGDQVVETVHVDARGRVD
- a CDS encoding GumC family protein; protein product: MFRSDIVTETATVLGQVPPVSPALADHLGQLWRARYWAGAGALCCAALALAALLVLTPSYRASAQIFIDPQNLQLLERDLTPSTASGDAGVVLIESQARVMASDSVLRATATQLGLDRDPEFAGKPNPLRVLLDGLAGGISDAPRDDLSKAVLALSKAVHIVRLDRTYVVDIHAESESATKAAAIANAVVGNYLGLRETQRAAQAERASGALEGRLAQLLGELEAAENAVERFKTANGIVETGGQLLLEGEVGQTNQALLAADNAAAAARVERDQLRALMADPDRIAAAPEAMGSVDIARLRDQLQTALADAAILRATLGAQHPRLLVAEERIAGARAAIDAEVQRLLTAADLTLQRAEDNAADLRTRLYDATANLQATDAKRIRLRQLEREAEAGRAVYQDALLRSRETAEQARLDTLNAQVVSQAVAPSERSFPPKASVLLPLGLIAGLLLGGALGILFNRRRGG